A genomic stretch from Rhizobium brockwellii includes:
- a CDS encoding flagellin N-terminal helical domain-containing protein, with product MTSINTNNSAMSALQTLRNINSSLETTQNSVSTGYRVDTASDNAAYWSIATTMRSDNKALSAVSDALGLGAAKVDTAYTAMDNAIDVVDEIKSKLVAATEDGVDKSKVQEEISQLQEQLLSIAQSASFSGENWVAGADGTKSVVSSFVRDGSGAVSVKMTEYALDTSSTGNVLFGMSSGTIDTSAGILGTADANGDSVYSLDITDFTTGQIQSALSTIESALSAMTSAGAQLGSISTRIDLQEDFVGALSDSIDSGVGRLVDADMEEESSKLSALQTQQQLAIQSLSIANSSSQNILSLFRS from the coding sequence ATGACGAGCATCAATACGAACAATTCAGCGATGTCTGCCCTTCAGACGCTGCGCAACATCAACTCCAGTCTCGAAACGACACAGAACAGTGTTTCCACCGGCTATCGGGTAGACACTGCATCCGATAATGCCGCCTACTGGTCGATCGCAACCACGATGCGGTCCGACAACAAGGCGCTCTCCGCCGTGTCCGACGCGCTCGGCCTCGGCGCAGCAAAGGTCGATACTGCCTATACGGCCATGGACAATGCGATCGACGTCGTCGACGAGATCAAATCCAAGCTTGTCGCGGCAACCGAGGACGGTGTCGACAAGTCGAAGGTCCAGGAAGAAATCAGTCAGCTTCAGGAACAGCTGCTGAGCATTGCCCAGTCGGCGTCGTTCTCCGGTGAGAACTGGGTCGCGGGCGCGGATGGCACGAAAAGTGTCGTGTCGTCCTTCGTTCGCGACGGCTCCGGCGCCGTTTCCGTTAAAATGACGGAATACGCTTTGGACACCAGCTCCACCGGCAATGTGTTGTTCGGCATGAGCAGCGGAACGATCGATACCTCGGCGGGCATCCTCGGAACGGCTGACGCAAACGGCGATTCCGTCTATTCGCTTGATATCACCGACTTCACCACCGGTCAGATCCAGTCGGCGCTGTCGACCATCGAATCTGCGCTGTCGGCAATGACCTCTGCCGGTGCGCAACTAGGTTCGATCTCGACGCGCATCGATCTGCAGGAAGACTTCGTCGGTGCGCTTTCCGATTCGATCGACTCGGGCGTGGGCCGGCTGGTCGATGCCGACATGGAGGAGGAGTCGAGCAAACTCTCTGCCTTGCAAACACAACAGCAGCTTGCGATCCAGTCGCTATCGATCGCGAATTCGTCGTCCCAGAATATCCTGTCGCTCTTCCGCAGCTAA
- a CDS encoding ABC transporter substrate-binding protein, with protein MRLSKSAIRNNSMRASFAAATALTALVVFGTGGAAAESVLTMHIEEQSSWVQNFNPFDLAGRRQSTMDFIYEPLVIFNAEDGGKPVFRLATDYKFSEDMKSVTYTLRPGVKWSDGQPLTSADVKYTIDLMLKNAALDTVGVGETVASVEAPSPTEVRIDLKAVNSDFPETLADLAVVPEHIWKDVSDPVAFKNEKPVGSGPMTELRRFTPHVYEQCRNPNYWDAASLHVDCLRLPQISGNDQMLAILPEGNMDWIGSFIPQIDKTFVALDPDHNGYWQPPAETVAFQMNFKSGNEGNLEAYKDLNFRHAFSLAMDRASMVDIAGFGYPVVNEHATGLPPRFETWRNKGAEGDKDAFMGFDTEKANKILDDAGYKKGADGFRTTPSGKPLAFPIIVPNGWTDWIDAVQIAVEGLRAAGINASVATPEYEQWRKQIIDGSFEVVMNSRADGATPFRGYYQSLSTAYGGRITGAPSRYSNPKLDALFDQYLKATSEYDHKKIFNDIQLLIADDFPVVPVFNGPTWYQFSSKRFTGWVTDKDPVMNPEDHDNNRMRLMHLLRLKPVQ; from the coding sequence ATGAGATTGAGCAAGAGTGCAATCCGCAACAATTCCATGCGCGCCAGCTTTGCGGCGGCAACCGCTCTGACGGCGCTCGTCGTTTTTGGGACGGGTGGTGCAGCCGCAGAGTCGGTGCTGACGATGCATATCGAGGAGCAGAGCAGCTGGGTTCAGAACTTCAATCCGTTCGACCTTGCCGGCCGCCGACAGAGCACGATGGATTTCATCTACGAGCCCCTGGTCATCTTCAATGCCGAGGATGGCGGCAAGCCGGTGTTTCGCCTGGCGACCGACTATAAATTCTCCGAGGATATGAAATCGGTCACTTATACGCTGCGGCCCGGCGTGAAATGGTCCGACGGGCAGCCGCTGACCTCGGCCGACGTGAAATACACGATCGATCTCATGCTGAAGAACGCCGCGCTCGATACCGTCGGCGTCGGCGAGACCGTTGCCTCCGTCGAGGCGCCGTCGCCGACCGAGGTCAGGATCGATCTCAAGGCCGTCAACTCCGATTTCCCGGAAACGCTTGCAGACCTCGCCGTCGTTCCCGAGCATATCTGGAAGGATGTTTCCGATCCGGTCGCCTTCAAGAACGAGAAGCCGGTCGGGTCAGGCCCGATGACGGAGCTGCGCCGTTTCACGCCGCACGTCTACGAGCAATGCCGCAACCCGAACTACTGGGATGCCGCCTCGCTGCATGTCGATTGCCTCAGACTGCCGCAGATCTCGGGCAACGACCAGATGCTTGCCATCCTGCCGGAAGGCAATATGGACTGGATCGGCTCCTTCATTCCGCAGATCGACAAGACCTTCGTGGCGCTCGATCCCGACCATAACGGCTACTGGCAGCCGCCAGCCGAGACCGTCGCCTTCCAGATGAACTTCAAGAGCGGCAATGAGGGCAACCTCGAGGCCTACAAGGACCTGAACTTCCGCCATGCCTTCAGCCTCGCCATGGACCGCGCGTCGATGGTCGATATTGCCGGCTTCGGCTATCCTGTCGTCAACGAGCATGCGACCGGCCTGCCGCCGCGCTTCGAGACCTGGCGCAACAAGGGCGCCGAAGGCGACAAGGACGCCTTCATGGGCTTCGATACCGAGAAGGCCAACAAGATTCTCGACGATGCCGGCTACAAGAAGGGTGCTGACGGCTTCCGCACCACGCCGAGCGGCAAGCCGCTCGCCTTTCCGATCATCGTTCCGAACGGCTGGACGGACTGGATCGACGCCGTCCAGATCGCGGTCGAAGGATTGCGTGCTGCCGGCATCAACGCGTCGGTTGCCACCCCGGAATATGAACAATGGCGCAAGCAGATCATCGATGGCAGCTTCGAGGTCGTCATGAACTCCCGCGCGGACGGCGCAACACCGTTCCGCGGTTATTACCAGAGCCTGTCGACCGCCTATGGCGGGCGCATCACCGGCGCGCCCTCGCGCTATTCGAACCCGAAGCTGGACGCGCTTTTCGATCAGTATCTGAAGGCGACGTCAGAGTACGATCACAAGAAGATCTTCAACGACATCCAGCTGCTGATCGCCGATGACTTTCCTGTCGTGCCGGTATTCAACGGGCCGACCTGGTATCAGTTCTCCAGCAAGCGTTTCACCGGCTGGGTCACCGACAAGGATCCCGTCATGAACCCGGAAGATCATGACAACAACCGCATGCGCCTGATGCATCTGCTACGCCTCAAGCCGGTCCAATAA